The Manis javanica isolate MJ-LG chromosome 2, MJ_LKY, whole genome shotgun sequence genome contains a region encoding:
- the LOC108404242 gene encoding olfactory receptor 13C7-like: MDRSNQTSPMVGFILLGLSAHPKLEKTFFVLILLMYLVILLGNGVLILVTILDFRLHTPMYFFLGNLSSLDICYTTSSVPLILSSFLTPRKAIPFSACAVQMFLSFAMGATECVLLGMMAFDRYVAICNPLRYPVVMSRAAYVPMAVSSWAAGITNSVVQTFQAMRLPFCGDNVISHFTCEILAVLKLACADISTNVISMVVANVIFLGVPVLFILISYIFILTTILRIPSAEGRKKAFSTCSAHLTVVVIFYGTILFMYGKPKSKDPRGADKQDLSDKLISLFYGVLIPMLNPIIYSLRNKDVKAAGRNLVSQKQPTE, from the coding sequence ATGGACAGGTCCAATCAGACCTCCCCCATGGTGGGGTTCATtctcctgggcctctctgcccacccaaAGCTGGAGAAAACATTCTTTGTGCTCATCCTGCTGATGTACCTGGTGATCCTGCTGGGCAACGGGGTCCTCATCCTGGTGACCATTCTAGACTTCCGCCTACACacgcccatgtacttcttcctggggAACCTCTCCTCCCTGGACATCTGCTACACAACCTCCTCAGTTCCCCTCATTCTTAGCAGCTTCCTGACCCCCAGGAAAGCCATCCCCTTCTCAGCCTGTGCCGTGCAGATGTTCCTCTCCTTTGCCATGGGAGCCACAGAGTGTGTGCTTCTGGGCATGATGGCATTTGatcgctacgtggccatctgcaacCCCCTGAGGTACCCTGTGGTCATGAGCAGGGCTGCCTACGTGCCCATGGCTGTCAGCTCCTGGGCAGCTGGCATCACCAACTCTGTAGTTCAGACATTTCAAGCCATGAGGCTACCCTTCTGTGGGGACAATGTCATCAGCCACTTCACCTGTGAGATCCTGGCTGTCCTCAAGTTGGCCTGTGCTGACATCTCCACCAATGTGATCAGCATGGTTGTGGCCAATGTGATCTTCCTGGGGGTCCCAGTTCTGTTCATCCTCATCTCCTATATCTTCATCCTCACCACAATCCTGAGGATCCCATCAGCTGAGGGGAGGAaaaaggccttctccacctgctcagCCCACCTCACTGTGGTGGTCATCTTCTATGGGACCATCCTCTTCATGTATGGGAAGCCCAAATCCAAGGACCCCCGGGGGGCAGACAAGCAGGACCTTTCTGACAAGCTCATCTCCCTCTTCTATGGGGTGCTGatccccatgctgaaccccatcatctacagcctgaggaacaagGACGTGAAGGCTGCTGGGAGGAACCTGGTGAGTCAGAAACAACCAACTGAGTGA